A part of Salmo salar chromosome ssa18, Ssal_v3.1, whole genome shotgun sequence genomic DNA contains:
- the LOC106577449 gene encoding inhibitor of growth protein 2 isoform X4 — MLSEVLKEVDDVYERYQGEQDAAQRKRLQIQLQRALISSQELGDEKIHVVTQMTELVENRSRQMDSLCLQEPSEISERVITERRSSSVQEAAVSTPAERSSARRPRRQRNSESRDSHHTSGNGAVMDDPADELPLQPREKRSKSAKKKKRKAKQERDSSPVEFTIDPNEPTYCLCEQVSYGEMIGCDNDACPIEWFHFSCVGLTYKPKGKWFCPKCRGDNEKTMDKNLDKNKKDRRSR; from the exons atgctttctg AGGTCCTGAAGGAGGTTGACGATGTCTACGAGCGTTACCAGGGCGAGCAGGATGCGGCACAGCGTAAGAGGCTTCAGATCCAGCTGCAGCGGGCCCTCATCAGTAGCCAGGAGCTCGGCGACGAGAAGATCCATGTGGTTACCCAGATGACTGAGCTGGTAGAGAACCGTTCCCGCCAGATGGACTCCCTCTGCCTCCAGGAGCCCAGCGAGATCAGTGAGCGGGTCATCACCGAGCGGCGCTCCAGTTCTGTCCAGGAGGCGGCGGTGTCCACCCCTGCCGAGCGTTCCTCTGCACGCCGGCCGAGACGCCAGCGCAACAGTGAGAGCCGTGACTCCCACCACACCTCGGGGAATGGAGCGGTGATGGACGACCCGGCGGATGAGCTGCCCCTGCAGCCGCGGGAGAAAAGGTCCAAGTCGGCCAAGAAGAAGAAGCGCAAGGCCAAGCAGGAGCGCGACTCCTCGCCCGTGGAGTTCACCATCGACCCCAATGAGCCCACCTACTGCCTGTGCGAGCAGGTGTCATACGGCGAGATGATCGGCTGCGATAACGACGCGTGCCCCATCGAGTGGTTCCACTTCTCCTGCGTGGGGCTCACCTACAAGCCCAAGGGGAAGTGGTTCTGTCCCAAGTGCAGAGGGGACAACGAAAAGACTATGGACAAAAACCTGGACAAGAACAAAAAGGACCGGAGGTCCAGGTAG
- the LOC106577449 gene encoding inhibitor of growth protein 2 isoform X2, giving the protein MAEEQNDEVLKEVDDVYERYQGEQDAAQRKRLQIQLQRALISSQELGDEKIHVVTQMTELVENRSRQMDSLCLQEPSEISERVITERRSSSVQEAAVSTPAERSSARRPRRQRNSESRDSHHTSGNGAVMDDPADELPLQPREKRSKSAKKKKRKAKQERDSSPVEFTIDPNEPTYCLCEQVSYGEMIGCDNDACPIEWFHFSCVGLTYKPKGKWFCPKCRGDNEKTMDKNLDKNKKDRRSR; this is encoded by the exons ATGGCAGAAGAACAGAATGatg AGGTCCTGAAGGAGGTTGACGATGTCTACGAGCGTTACCAGGGCGAGCAGGATGCGGCACAGCGTAAGAGGCTTCAGATCCAGCTGCAGCGGGCCCTCATCAGTAGCCAGGAGCTCGGCGACGAGAAGATCCATGTGGTTACCCAGATGACTGAGCTGGTAGAGAACCGTTCCCGCCAGATGGACTCCCTCTGCCTCCAGGAGCCCAGCGAGATCAGTGAGCGGGTCATCACCGAGCGGCGCTCCAGTTCTGTCCAGGAGGCGGCGGTGTCCACCCCTGCCGAGCGTTCCTCTGCACGCCGGCCGAGACGCCAGCGCAACAGTGAGAGCCGTGACTCCCACCACACCTCGGGGAATGGAGCGGTGATGGACGACCCGGCGGATGAGCTGCCCCTGCAGCCGCGGGAGAAAAGGTCCAAGTCGGCCAAGAAGAAGAAGCGCAAGGCCAAGCAGGAGCGCGACTCCTCGCCCGTGGAGTTCACCATCGACCCCAATGAGCCCACCTACTGCCTGTGCGAGCAGGTGTCATACGGCGAGATGATCGGCTGCGATAACGACGCGTGCCCCATCGAGTGGTTCCACTTCTCCTGCGTGGGGCTCACCTACAAGCCCAAGGGGAAGTGGTTCTGTCCCAAGTGCAGAGGGGACAACGAAAAGACTATGGACAAAAACCTGGACAAGAACAAAAAGGACCGGAGGTCCAGGTAG
- the LOC106577449 gene encoding inhibitor of growth protein 2 isoform X3: MNETAKVLKEVDDVYERYQGEQDAAQRKRLQIQLQRALISSQELGDEKIHVVTQMTELVENRSRQMDSLCLQEPSEISERVITERRSSSVQEAAVSTPAERSSARRPRRQRNSESRDSHHTSGNGAVMDDPADELPLQPREKRSKSAKKKKRKAKQERDSSPVEFTIDPNEPTYCLCEQVSYGEMIGCDNDACPIEWFHFSCVGLTYKPKGKWFCPKCRGDNEKTMDKNLDKNKKDRRSR; the protein is encoded by the coding sequence AGGTCCTGAAGGAGGTTGACGATGTCTACGAGCGTTACCAGGGCGAGCAGGATGCGGCACAGCGTAAGAGGCTTCAGATCCAGCTGCAGCGGGCCCTCATCAGTAGCCAGGAGCTCGGCGACGAGAAGATCCATGTGGTTACCCAGATGACTGAGCTGGTAGAGAACCGTTCCCGCCAGATGGACTCCCTCTGCCTCCAGGAGCCCAGCGAGATCAGTGAGCGGGTCATCACCGAGCGGCGCTCCAGTTCTGTCCAGGAGGCGGCGGTGTCCACCCCTGCCGAGCGTTCCTCTGCACGCCGGCCGAGACGCCAGCGCAACAGTGAGAGCCGTGACTCCCACCACACCTCGGGGAATGGAGCGGTGATGGACGACCCGGCGGATGAGCTGCCCCTGCAGCCGCGGGAGAAAAGGTCCAAGTCGGCCAAGAAGAAGAAGCGCAAGGCCAAGCAGGAGCGCGACTCCTCGCCCGTGGAGTTCACCATCGACCCCAATGAGCCCACCTACTGCCTGTGCGAGCAGGTGTCATACGGCGAGATGATCGGCTGCGATAACGACGCGTGCCCCATCGAGTGGTTCCACTTCTCCTGCGTGGGGCTCACCTACAAGCCCAAGGGGAAGTGGTTCTGTCCCAAGTGCAGAGGGGACAACGAAAAGACTATGGACAAAAACCTGGACAAGAACAAAAAGGACCGGAGGTCCAGGTAG